The following proteins come from a genomic window of Gossypium raimondii isolate GPD5lz chromosome 5, ASM2569854v1, whole genome shotgun sequence:
- the LOC105769391 gene encoding 50S ribosomal protein 6, chloroplastic: MGMPLVSIASAPKITFVPNSISLPSIKVRNIPSSTASTGGLSIECSSRPQKKATKHHMKTRPRKTQPWDIRRKPTVYAPLPPLPPDWALVSSVGENDGADVAEVGLAGSALQAPASTG; the protein is encoded by the coding sequence ATGGGAATGCCGCTAGTTTCCATTGCTTCAGCTCCCAAAATCACCTTTGTTCCCAATTCCATCTCTCTACCTTCAATTAAGGTGCGTAATATTCCATCTTCGACAGCTTCCACCGGTGGGTTGTCGATAGAATGTTCGTCGAGGCCGCAGAAGAAGGCAACGAAGCATCATATGAAGACCAGGCCACGCAAGACGCAGCCATGGGACATAAGGAGGAAACCCACCGTTTACGCTCCTTTGCCTCCGCTGCCTCCTGATTGGGCCTTAGTTTCAAGCGTCGGAGAAAATGATGGCGCCGATGTTGCTGAGGTTGGTCTCGCTGGCTCTGCTCTACAGGCTCCTGCTTCAACtgggtag